Proteins encoded together in one Thermomonospora curvata DSM 43183 window:
- a CDS encoding MBL fold metallo-hydrolase, with protein MSIPVDTAHAAAYRSRRIPEPLQVTGGVWAVPVPLGDSPLGYITVFLVETGDGLVLIDAGYEHPSCWKSFTATVAELGLDLAAVRLVLLTHNHPDHVGFADRVRALSGARVVMGRADDFAHQRSVRGGFLVQLRRALDMTGAPPEVTDAMYRAALKVAKHSESLEPDLTPEGDSEHVVGDVTFLGLHTPGHTYGHTVYIDTSRGVVFTGDTLMAEGPTQLAVPSLPGDDPAGDLLASLDRIRDLDVQIACPAHQFPYRDVAARAAELKAFHQAELEAVAKLLRTHRTAWEIAPHLRWAKPWDELGIGGKRFALIHTLSLVLAAGR; from the coding sequence ATGTCCATACCTGTCGATACCGCACATGCCGCCGCCTACCGTTCCCGCCGCATTCCCGAGCCGCTGCAGGTCACCGGCGGCGTCTGGGCGGTGCCGGTGCCGCTGGGCGACAGCCCGCTGGGGTACATCACCGTCTTTCTGGTGGAGACCGGCGACGGGCTCGTCCTCATCGACGCCGGGTACGAACACCCCTCCTGCTGGAAGTCGTTCACCGCGACGGTCGCCGAGCTCGGGCTCGACCTGGCGGCCGTCCGCCTGGTGCTGCTCACCCACAACCACCCCGACCACGTCGGGTTCGCCGACCGGGTGCGGGCGCTGTCCGGGGCGCGAGTGGTCATGGGACGCGCCGACGACTTCGCCCACCAGCGGAGCGTCCGCGGCGGCTTCCTGGTCCAGTTGCGGCGCGCCCTGGACATGACCGGTGCGCCGCCGGAGGTGACCGACGCCATGTACCGGGCCGCGCTCAAGGTCGCCAAGCACTCGGAGAGCCTCGAGCCGGACCTGACGCCCGAGGGCGACAGCGAGCACGTCGTCGGCGACGTCACCTTCCTCGGCCTGCACACCCCCGGCCACACCTACGGCCACACCGTCTACATCGACACGTCGCGCGGCGTGGTGTTCACCGGGGACACGTTGATGGCCGAAGGGCCGACTCAACTCGCCGTGCCGAGCCTGCCGGGCGACGACCCCGCCGGGGACCTGCTGGCGTCCCTGGACCGCATCCGCGACCTGGACGTGCAGATCGCCTGCCCGGCCCACCAGTTCCCCTACCGCGACGTCGCCGCCCGCGCCGCCGAGCTGAAGGCCTTCCACCAGGCCGAGCTGGAGGCCGTGGCGAAGCTGCTGCGGACCCACCGGACGGCCTGGGAGATCGCCCCGCACCTGAGGTGGGCCAAGCCGTGGGACGAGCTCGGCATCGGAGGCAAACGGTTCGCCCTGATCCATACGCTCTCACTCGTGCTGGCCGCCGGCCGCTGA
- a CDS encoding class I adenylate-forming enzyme family protein encodes MSTANLARILGANAIRFADREALVYQDRCWTYRELAAEVHALAAGLREQGVGRDSRVAVVAGNVPEFLMLSLALAKLGAVSVPLNYRLTAGELRQLMERAAVEAVATVPEFAPLTAAATATLPQVRRYALEPIDDAGGWIDVRSLIAAHRGARVPDAELDDAALQRIVYTSGTTSLPKGVMLTHGNVNANMYAQIVELGLRADDRILNFAPLYHVGGTDLPGYAIWQVGGCMVLQRRFDPARVLTAIEAERITGMVVAATMLDMMRRAAETTRADLSSVRWLIFSQVSPALFKVARALFPNARLIEGYGLTETCSGLTYLDEAHMETKPGSVGLPLVGVDVRVVDPAGNDVGVGAEGEVVARGPKVSPGYLDDPEATAEAFRDGWFHTGDIGCFDEDGYLYIRDRLKDMIRSGGENMSSAEIENVLADHPKVLAVAVVGAPHPRWVEVPVAFVVGRPGLDAADLIEHARRRLGGFKVPKEIYLVEELPTNPSGKILKRSLREMRPRLTPDWAYEDRDRGTGGASAAGGQHE; translated from the coding sequence ATGAGCACCGCGAACCTCGCCCGGATTCTGGGCGCCAACGCGATCCGCTTCGCCGACCGGGAGGCCCTGGTCTACCAGGACCGCTGCTGGACCTACCGGGAGCTGGCCGCCGAGGTGCACGCGCTCGCCGCCGGGCTGCGGGAGCAGGGCGTCGGCCGCGACAGCCGCGTCGCGGTGGTCGCCGGCAACGTCCCCGAGTTCCTCATGCTCTCGCTGGCGCTGGCCAAGCTCGGCGCGGTGTCCGTGCCGCTGAACTACCGGCTCACCGCCGGGGAGCTGCGGCAGTTGATGGAGCGCGCCGCGGTCGAGGCGGTCGCGACCGTCCCGGAGTTCGCGCCGCTGACGGCCGCGGCCACAGCGACGCTCCCGCAGGTCCGCCGCTACGCCCTCGAACCCATCGACGACGCGGGCGGCTGGATCGACGTGCGGTCCCTCATCGCCGCGCACCGGGGCGCCCGAGTGCCCGACGCCGAGTTGGACGATGCGGCGCTGCAGCGGATCGTCTACACCTCCGGCACCACCAGCCTGCCCAAGGGCGTGATGCTCACCCACGGCAATGTCAACGCCAACATGTACGCCCAGATCGTGGAGCTGGGCCTGCGCGCCGATGACCGGATCTTGAACTTCGCGCCCCTGTACCACGTCGGCGGCACCGATCTGCCCGGGTATGCGATCTGGCAGGTCGGCGGGTGCATGGTGCTGCAGCGCCGGTTCGACCCGGCTCGGGTGCTGACCGCGATCGAGGCCGAGCGCATCACCGGCATGGTGGTCGCGGCGACCATGCTCGACATGATGCGCCGCGCGGCCGAGACCACCCGGGCGGACCTGTCGTCGGTGCGCTGGCTGATCTTCTCGCAGGTGTCGCCCGCGCTGTTCAAGGTCGCCCGCGCCCTGTTCCCCAACGCCCGCCTGATCGAGGGCTACGGCCTCACCGAGACCTGCTCGGGCCTGACCTACCTGGATGAGGCCCACATGGAGACCAAGCCGGGCTCGGTGGGGCTGCCGCTGGTCGGGGTGGACGTGCGGGTCGTCGATCCGGCGGGCAATGACGTCGGGGTGGGGGCCGAGGGCGAGGTCGTCGCCCGTGGTCCCAAGGTCAGCCCCGGCTACCTGGACGATCCCGAGGCGACCGCGGAGGCGTTCCGCGACGGCTGGTTCCACACCGGCGATATCGGGTGCTTTGACGAGGACGGCTACCTGTACATCCGCGACCGCCTCAAGGACATGATCCGTAGTGGCGGCGAGAACATGTCGAGCGCCGAGATCGAGAACGTGCTGGCCGATCACCCGAAGGTCCTGGCGGTCGCGGTGGTGGGGGCCCCGCACCCCCGCTGGGTGGAGGTGCCGGTGGCCTTCGTGGTGGGCCGGCCCGGTCTGGACGCCGCCGATCTGATCGAGCACGCCCGGCGGCGGCTCGGCGGGTTCAAGGTCCCCAAGGAGATCTACCTGGTCGAGGAGCTGCCCACCAACCCCTCCGGCAAGATCCTCAAACGGTCCCTGCGCGAGATGCGCCCGAGGCTGACCCCGGACTGGGCCTATGAGGATCGCGACCGGGGGACGGGCGGCGCTTCAGCGGCCGGCGGCCAGCACGAGTGA
- a CDS encoding class I adenylate-forming enzyme family protein, whose protein sequence is MATSNFSETLRLQALRRADREALVDGDGRWTYAELDAEVDRHAAALRDAGVTPSDLVGVLGRNTATYIFELLALSRLGAIGVPLNWRLHPAEQAYIIGHAGITGLLYDDDFRDVAEHVARHTDLRVTVANQQEVIEGAVRLEDLLAAQPPGVRVADAEKDSDDIHRLLYTSGTTSRPKGVIHTYGNLIANHRAQLLELELTQADRILISAPLFHVSGLEAPGLATFVAGATMVLTPSFKAPDIARIVAEERITGLVLAAQILFDLMKLDPRPDFDSVRYLLFAGVAPEVRRRVKRMFPHVRTIDTFGMTELTNGACYMDAAHEESKLGACGAPFPGVHIRIVDEDFRPVPPGVPGEIIVRGDKVSPGYWRDEEANRRTRRDGWFRTGDVGRLDEDGYLWFVDRRTDLIKSGGENIAGAEVERVIAEHPLVAEVAVIGVPDERWDEVPKAFVILREPAPEAAEEIRRHCLNNLAKYKVPKYIEVVDALPRNDSGKVLKTKLREREGLG, encoded by the coding sequence ATGGCCACGAGCAACTTCAGTGAGACGCTCCGGCTGCAGGCGCTGCGCCGCGCCGACCGCGAGGCGCTCGTCGATGGCGACGGGCGCTGGACCTACGCCGAGTTGGACGCCGAGGTGGACCGGCACGCCGCCGCGCTGCGCGACGCCGGGGTCACCCCCTCTGACCTGGTCGGCGTGCTGGGCCGCAACACCGCCACCTACATCTTCGAACTGCTGGCCCTCAGCCGCCTCGGCGCCATCGGCGTGCCGCTGAACTGGCGGCTGCACCCCGCCGAGCAGGCCTACATCATCGGCCACGCCGGCATCACCGGCCTGCTGTACGACGACGATTTCCGTGACGTGGCCGAGCACGTCGCCCGGCACACCGACCTGCGGGTCACCGTCGCCAACCAGCAGGAGGTGATCGAGGGCGCGGTGCGCCTGGAGGACCTGCTCGCGGCGCAGCCGCCGGGCGTCCGCGTCGCGGACGCCGAGAAGGACTCCGACGACATCCACCGGCTGCTGTACACCTCCGGCACCACCTCCCGGCCCAAGGGCGTCATCCACACCTACGGCAACCTCATCGCCAACCACCGCGCCCAGCTCCTGGAGCTGGAGCTCACCCAGGCCGACCGGATCCTCATCTCCGCGCCGCTGTTCCACGTCAGCGGCCTGGAGGCGCCGGGCCTGGCGACCTTCGTGGCCGGGGCGACGATGGTGCTGACCCCGTCTTTCAAGGCGCCCGACATCGCCCGGATCGTCGCCGAGGAACGCATCACCGGGTTGGTGCTGGCCGCGCAGATCCTGTTCGACCTGATGAAGCTGGATCCGCGGCCCGACTTCGACTCGGTGCGCTACCTGCTGTTCGCCGGCGTGGCGCCGGAGGTCCGCCGCCGGGTCAAGCGCATGTTCCCGCACGTGCGCACCATCGACACCTTCGGCATGACCGAGCTGACCAACGGCGCCTGCTACATGGACGCCGCCCACGAGGAGTCCAAGCTGGGGGCCTGCGGCGCGCCGTTCCCCGGCGTCCACATCCGGATCGTGGACGAGGACTTCCGGCCGGTGCCGCCCGGCGTGCCGGGCGAGATCATCGTGCGGGGGGACAAGGTCTCACCCGGCTACTGGAGGGACGAGGAGGCCAACAGGCGCACCCGCCGCGACGGCTGGTTCCGCACCGGCGACGTCGGCAGGCTGGATGAGGACGGCTATCTGTGGTTCGTCGATCGCCGCACCGACCTCATCAAGTCCGGCGGGGAGAACATCGCCGGCGCCGAGGTCGAACGGGTCATCGCCGAGCACCCGCTGGTCGCGGAGGTCGCGGTCATCGGCGTCCCCGACGAACGCTGGGACGAGGTGCCCAAGGCGTTCGTCATCCTGCGCGAGCCCGCACCGGAGGCGGCCGAGGAGATCCGGCGGCACTGCCTGAACAACCTCGCCAAATACAAGGTGCCCAAATACATCGAGGTCGTGGACGCACTGCCGCGCAACGACTCGGGCAAGGTCCTCAAGACCAAGCTGCGCGAGCGGGAGGGCCTGGGATGA
- a CDS encoding VOC family protein — MPVSEIHHVAMIVSDLDRAADFYEKALGYRKTLRAEVGGPGIEESLALPKGTTGRVQYLQGPSQIGQLELIEWNAPAERTATAGHRELGPFLLSFQVPHEEIEEVYRRISGLGAECLGPPRRVLLDNYGYITAFAARDLDGNLLEFVSLPSREEIKAFRGKQAEAKD, encoded by the coding sequence ATGCCCGTCAGCGAGATCCATCACGTGGCGATGATCGTGTCGGACCTCGACCGCGCCGCCGACTTCTATGAAAAGGCCCTCGGCTACCGCAAGACGCTGCGCGCCGAGGTCGGCGGGCCCGGCATCGAAGAGTCGCTCGCCCTGCCGAAGGGAACCACCGGCAGGGTCCAGTACCTGCAGGGGCCGAGCCAGATCGGCCAGCTCGAGCTCATCGAGTGGAACGCACCCGCCGAGCGCACCGCCACCGCCGGGCACCGCGAGCTCGGCCCGTTCCTGCTCAGTTTCCAGGTGCCGCACGAGGAGATCGAGGAGGTCTACCGGCGGATCTCCGGCCTCGGCGCCGAGTGCCTCGGCCCGCCGCGCCGGGTCCTGCTGGACAACTACGGCTACATCACCGCGTTCGCCGCCCGCGACCTGGACGGCAACCTGCTGGAGTTCGTCAGCCTGCCGAGCCGCGAGGAGATCAAGGCCTTCCGCGGCAAGCAGGCGGAGGCAAAGGACTGA
- a CDS encoding SDR family NAD(P)-dependent oxidoreductase: MSRAVDFDGQVVIVTGAGHGIGRAHAFMLAEHGARVVVNDVGGAVDGTGSSPVAEEVARQIRDRGGVAVASTDSVATVEGGAALVQRAIEEFGCVDAVIHNAGILRDRTFAKLSDEDVTAVLEVHLLGAFNVLRPAWKHMVERRYGRIVLTTSASGLLGTFGQSNYAAAKAGLIGLMNVLSLEGPRYGICVNAVAPTAATRMTEGLLGELADRFDPRHVAAVATFLASPSCELNRHILTVGGGRVGRIFIGVTPGWYSGPEPASPDDIAASIEEICSLSDHIVPQSGQDEVALIQRVLGT; this comes from the coding sequence GTGAGCAGGGCAGTGGACTTCGACGGACAGGTCGTCATCGTCACCGGGGCCGGCCACGGCATCGGCCGCGCGCACGCGTTCATGCTGGCCGAGCACGGCGCCCGCGTGGTCGTCAACGACGTCGGCGGGGCCGTGGACGGGACGGGCTCCTCGCCCGTCGCCGAGGAGGTCGCCCGGCAGATCCGCGACCGGGGCGGCGTCGCCGTCGCCTCCACCGACTCGGTGGCCACGGTCGAGGGCGGCGCCGCGCTGGTGCAGCGCGCCATCGAGGAGTTCGGGTGCGTGGACGCGGTCATCCACAACGCCGGGATCCTGCGGGACCGCACCTTCGCCAAGCTGTCGGACGAGGACGTCACCGCGGTGCTGGAGGTGCACCTGCTGGGCGCCTTCAACGTGCTGCGCCCGGCCTGGAAGCACATGGTCGAGCGGCGCTACGGCCGCATCGTGCTCACCACCTCGGCCTCCGGCCTGCTCGGAACGTTCGGGCAGTCCAACTACGCCGCCGCCAAGGCCGGCCTGATCGGTTTGATGAACGTGCTGTCGCTGGAGGGCCCCCGCTACGGGATCTGTGTCAACGCGGTCGCGCCGACCGCCGCGACCCGCATGACCGAGGGCCTGCTCGGCGAGCTGGCCGACCGGTTCGACCCGCGGCATGTGGCGGCGGTCGCCACGTTCCTGGCCTCCCCGAGCTGCGAGCTGAACCGGCACATCCTCACCGTCGGCGGCGGCCGGGTCGGGCGCATCTTCATCGGGGTGACCCCCGGCTGGTACTCCGGGCCCGAGCCGGCCTCCCCGGACGACATCGCCGCCTCCATCGAGGAGATCTGCTCGCTGTCTGACCACATCGTCCCCCAGAGCGGCCAGGACGAGGTGGCGCTCATCCAGCGGGTTCTGGGCACCTAG
- a CDS encoding acetyl-CoA acetyltransferase — translation MTTRRLAHDVAIVAMGCTPFGDHWGASADDLLVDAVTECMASLPGMSVHDIDAFWVGTQGSGLSGQVLARPLRLTDKPVTRVENYCATGSEAFRNAVFGVASGAYDIVMAAGVEKLKDSSQSGLSAVLPPADGTDVDWTAPAGFSLLVPAYQQAYGVSDADMRRALTHVAVKNHANGALNERAQFRRPVTPEAVEKSPRIAGALGVMDCSGVSDGAAAAVIVRAEDAHKYTDRPVYLKGMSFVAGSGSGLAATGYDFTTFPEVVTAARRAYEQAGVTDPAREISLAEVHDCFTPTEIVLMEDLGFSERGKAWRDVLDGRYDLRGALPVNTDGGLKSFGHPIGATGLRMMFECFTQLRGEAGERQVEGARLAVAQNLGGQPGSTVAFVAVLGSER, via the coding sequence ATGACGACTAGACGCCTGGCCCACGACGTCGCCATCGTCGCGATGGGCTGCACCCCGTTCGGCGACCACTGGGGGGCCTCGGCCGACGACCTGCTCGTCGATGCCGTCACCGAGTGCATGGCCTCCCTGCCGGGGATGTCGGTGCACGACATCGACGCCTTCTGGGTCGGCACCCAGGGCTCGGGCCTGTCCGGCCAGGTGCTGGCCCGGCCGCTGCGCCTGACAGACAAGCCGGTGACGCGCGTGGAGAACTACTGCGCCACCGGGTCGGAGGCCTTCCGCAACGCCGTCTTCGGCGTGGCCTCCGGCGCCTACGACATCGTCATGGCCGCCGGCGTCGAGAAGCTCAAAGACAGCTCCCAATCCGGCCTGTCGGCGGTGCTGCCGCCCGCCGACGGCACCGACGTGGACTGGACCGCCCCGGCCGGGTTCTCCCTGCTGGTCCCGGCCTACCAGCAGGCCTACGGCGTCTCCGATGCGGACATGCGCCGCGCGCTGACCCACGTGGCGGTCAAGAACCACGCCAACGGCGCCCTGAACGAACGCGCCCAGTTCCGCAGGCCCGTCACGCCCGAGGCGGTGGAGAAATCCCCGCGCATCGCGGGCGCGCTCGGCGTCATGGACTGCTCGGGGGTCTCCGACGGCGCCGCCGCGGCCGTCATCGTCCGCGCCGAGGACGCCCACAAGTACACCGACAGGCCCGTCTACCTCAAGGGCATGAGCTTCGTGGCCGGGTCCGGCTCCGGGCTCGCCGCCACCGGCTACGACTTCACCACCTTCCCCGAGGTGGTGACCGCCGCCCGGCGCGCCTACGAGCAGGCCGGCGTGACCGACCCGGCCCGGGAGATCTCACTGGCCGAGGTGCACGACTGCTTCACCCCGACCGAGATCGTCCTCATGGAGGACCTGGGGTTCTCCGAACGCGGGAAGGCCTGGCGCGATGTGCTGGACGGCCGCTACGACCTGCGCGGCGCCCTGCCGGTCAACACCGACGGCGGCCTGAAGTCCTTCGGCCACCCGATCGGCGCCACCGGCCTGCGAATGATGTTCGAGTGCTTCACGCAGTTGCGCGGCGAGGCCGGTGAGCGGCAGGTCGAGGGGGCCCGGCTCGCCGTCGCGCAGAACCTCGGCGGCCAGCCCGGCTCGACGGTCGCCTTCGTCGCTGTGCTGGGGAGTGAGCGGTGA
- a CDS encoding ABC transporter ATP-binding protein has protein sequence MSELLNVSGLSITARVSRGELRLLDRVDLTIGRGEIVGVVGESGSGKTTLSRAVIGLLDRNVRVDGGSISLSGEQIVAPGVDRTAQIRGSAVGMVFQDASRSLNPLMKVRAQLAEVLRRHVPGIGKQEIERRSVEVLEQMRISDAARVLSSYPHQLSGGLRQRVAIGLAVVTRPSLVIADECTTALDVTTQTKVVELFRTLVGELGIGLLFVTHDLMLASDLCDRIAVMNGGRVVETGPAMQILDRPEHDYTRRLLAAIPTWT, from the coding sequence ATGAGCGAACTGCTGAACGTGTCGGGCCTGTCCATCACCGCCCGCGTCTCCCGCGGCGAGCTGCGGCTGCTGGACCGGGTCGATCTGACGATCGGGCGCGGCGAGATCGTCGGGGTCGTCGGGGAGTCCGGGAGCGGCAAGACCACCCTGAGCCGCGCCGTGATCGGGCTTCTTGACCGCAACGTCCGAGTGGACGGCGGCTCGATCTCACTGTCGGGCGAGCAGATCGTGGCACCCGGCGTGGACCGGACCGCCCAGATCCGCGGCAGCGCCGTCGGAATGGTCTTCCAGGACGCCTCCCGATCGCTCAACCCGCTGATGAAGGTGCGCGCACAGCTCGCCGAGGTGCTGCGCCGCCACGTCCCCGGCATCGGCAAGCAGGAGATCGAGCGCCGCTCGGTCGAGGTGCTCGAGCAGATGCGCATCAGCGACGCCGCGCGCGTCCTGAGCAGCTACCCCCACCAGTTGTCGGGCGGGTTGCGGCAGCGGGTCGCGATCGGCCTGGCGGTGGTCACCCGGCCCTCGCTGGTCATCGCCGACGAGTGCACCACGGCGCTGGACGTGACGACCCAGACCAAGGTCGTCGAGCTGTTCCGCACCCTGGTCGGCGAGCTCGGCATCGGCCTGCTGTTCGTCACGCACGACCTCATGCTCGCCAGCGACCTGTGCGACCGGATCGCGGTCATGAACGGCGGCCGGGTCGTGGAGACGGGGCCGGCGATGCAGATCCTCGACCGGCCCGAGCACGACTACACCCGCCGCCTGCTGGCGGCCATCCCGACCTGGACCTGA
- a CDS encoding ABC transporter permease: MSRLDVKPAVKEPQAPRRATGGGRRTRRARTSVFWLSVPLAAIAALVFVLPVTGLLPDGGQNLSQTRLPPAFLAGGTWDHPLGTDKRGQDVLTELVTSGRVTILIGLVGALVAIGPGVLIGMLAGYLRGWVDRVISIFIDAQLALPFILIALAIISNRGSSLPVLFSVLALTGWAACARVTRSATRTIREQQFILALRAAGASETRIIFRHVLPNLAGTVVALGTLQIGTAILIESALSFLGLGVVPPTTSWGSMLASGQDELGQAWWIAFFPGLAITVLVLLVNLLGDALLTHYDPRKRRR, encoded by the coding sequence GTGAGTCGCCTGGACGTCAAACCCGCCGTGAAGGAGCCGCAGGCTCCCCGGCGGGCCACCGGCGGGGGCCGCCGCACCCGGCGCGCCCGCACCTCGGTGTTCTGGCTGTCGGTGCCGCTGGCGGCGATCGCCGCCCTGGTGTTCGTCCTGCCGGTGACGGGGCTGCTGCCGGACGGCGGGCAGAACCTCAGCCAGACGCGGCTGCCGCCGGCGTTCCTTGCGGGCGGCACCTGGGACCACCCCCTCGGCACCGACAAGCGGGGCCAGGACGTCCTCACCGAGCTGGTGACCAGCGGTCGGGTGACGATCCTGATCGGCCTGGTCGGGGCGCTGGTGGCGATTGGGCCCGGGGTGCTGATCGGCATGCTCGCCGGCTACCTGCGCGGCTGGGTGGACCGGGTGATCTCCATCTTCATCGACGCCCAGCTCGCCCTGCCGTTCATCCTCATCGCCCTGGCGATCATCTCCAACCGGGGCAGCTCGCTGCCGGTGCTGTTCTCGGTGCTGGCGCTCACCGGATGGGCCGCCTGCGCCCGCGTGACCCGCTCGGCCACCCGGACCATCCGCGAACAGCAGTTCATCCTCGCCCTGCGCGCCGCCGGTGCGTCCGAGACCCGGATCATCTTCCGGCACGTGCTGCCGAACCTGGCCGGCACGGTCGTCGCGTTGGGAACGCTCCAGATCGGCACGGCGATCCTCATCGAAAGCGCGCTCAGCTTCCTCGGCCTCGGGGTGGTCCCGCCCACGACCAGTTGGGGCTCCATGCTCGCCTCCGGGCAGGACGAGCTGGGCCAGGCCTGGTGGATCGCGTTCTTCCCCGGCCTTGCGATCACCGTGCTGGTCCTGCTGGTGAACCTGCTGGGCGACGCACTGCTGACCCACTACGACCCACGAAAGCGGCGCCGATGA
- a CDS encoding ABC transporter permease: MRTLHLRRTALRLLVLLASTFIALTTAFALGRLSGDPTVNILGPTAPPEQREALRHELGLDRPPLTQYLDYFRSVFTGDFGDSLQFYQSNTTLILERLPYTLQLVAAGMTIAVLIGVPLGVLAATREGTWWDRAASTLALLGQSVPVFWLGMMLVALFAVKLGWLPAGQSGTPRHLILPAVTMSLYPMAHIARLTRASMSEALAEPFIDSARARGLSTAGVVWRHAFKNALMPVLTIVILQTGILMSGAVAIEYVYSWPGLGQLALQAVQFRDYPLVQAIVVFGALTFVVLNLLVDVIHSIVDPRVR; the protein is encoded by the coding sequence ATGAGGACGCTCCACCTCCGGCGCACCGCCCTCCGCCTCCTGGTGCTGCTGGCCTCCACGTTCATCGCGCTGACGACGGCGTTCGCGCTCGGCCGCCTCTCTGGCGACCCGACGGTGAACATCCTCGGCCCCACGGCCCCGCCCGAGCAGCGCGAGGCGCTGCGCCATGAGCTCGGCCTCGACCGGCCGCCGCTCACCCAGTACCTCGACTACTTCAGGAGCGTGTTCACCGGCGACTTCGGTGACTCGCTGCAGTTCTACCAGTCCAACACCACGCTGATCCTCGAGCGGCTGCCCTACACCCTGCAGCTGGTCGCCGCCGGCATGACCATTGCCGTGCTGATCGGCGTCCCGCTCGGCGTCCTGGCGGCCACCCGCGAGGGCACCTGGTGGGACCGGGCGGCCTCCACGCTCGCCCTGCTCGGCCAGTCCGTCCCGGTCTTCTGGCTCGGCATGATGCTCGTCGCCCTGTTCGCGGTGAAGCTGGGGTGGCTGCCGGCCGGCCAGTCCGGGACGCCGCGCCACCTGATCCTGCCCGCGGTGACGATGTCGCTGTACCCGATGGCGCACATCGCCAGGCTGACCCGGGCGTCCATGAGCGAGGCGCTCGCCGAGCCGTTCATCGACTCGGCCCGCGCGCGCGGGCTGAGCACCGCCGGCGTGGTGTGGCGGCACGCCTTCAAGAACGCGCTGATGCCGGTGCTGACCATCGTCATCCTGCAGACCGGGATCTTGATGTCGGGGGCCGTCGCGATCGAGTACGTGTACTCCTGGCCGGGCCTCGGTCAGCTCGCCCTCCAGGCGGTCCAGTTCCGCGACTACCCGCTGGTGCAGGCGATCGTCGTGTTCGGCGCCCTCACGTTCGTCGTGCTGAACCTGCTCGTGGACGTGATCCACTCCATCGTCGATCCGAGGGTGAGGTGA
- a CDS encoding ABC transporter ATP-binding protein has translation MADTLSIEVPAGNGRDLPGPVEQPVLLVEGLVVEHRDGTTGRIFRAVDGVSLRVAAGESTAIVGESGSGKTTLAMAATGLGPRSGGHIELLGRSLERLSRRALRRLRPEVQIVFQDPHGSLDARQSVRSGLRELRRLQPERTAWIDDAALLERVRLSADLLDRYPHQLSGGQAQRVCIARALLMRPRLIVADEPTSGLDVSVQADVLKLLREVRQTTGAALLMISHDLAVVRSVCQTVHVMRRGRVVESGPCETVFTDPAHEYTRELLAAMPGARWRARR, from the coding sequence ATGGCCGACACGCTGAGCATCGAGGTCCCGGCGGGCAACGGCCGGGACCTCCCCGGCCCCGTGGAACAGCCGGTCCTCCTGGTCGAGGGTCTCGTCGTCGAGCACCGCGACGGCACCACGGGCCGGATCTTCCGAGCGGTCGACGGGGTCTCGCTGCGCGTCGCGGCGGGCGAGAGCACCGCGATCGTCGGCGAGTCCGGATCGGGGAAGACGACGCTGGCGATGGCCGCCACGGGCCTGGGGCCCCGCAGCGGCGGCCATATCGAGCTGCTCGGACGCTCACTGGAGAGGCTCAGCCGCCGCGCCCTGCGGCGGCTGCGCCCCGAGGTGCAGATCGTGTTCCAGGACCCGCACGGCTCCCTGGACGCGCGCCAGTCCGTCCGCTCCGGGCTGCGGGAGCTGCGCCGGCTCCAGCCGGAGCGCACCGCCTGGATCGACGACGCCGCGCTGCTGGAACGCGTCCGCCTCTCGGCGGACCTGCTCGACCGCTACCCCCACCAGCTCAGCGGCGGCCAGGCCCAGCGGGTCTGCATCGCGCGCGCCCTGCTCATGCGCCCGCGGCTCATCGTCGCCGACGAGCCCACCTCCGGTCTGGACGTGTCCGTCCAGGCCGACGTGCTCAAGCTGTTGCGGGAAGTACGCCAGACCACGGGAGCGGCCCTGCTCATGATCAGCCACGACCTCGCGGTGGTCCGGTCGGTGTGCCAGACCGTCCACGTCATGCGGCGGGGACGGGTGGTGGAGTCCGGTCCCTGCGAGACCGTCTTCACCGACCCCGCCCACGAGTACACCCGCGAGCTGCTCGCCGCGATGCCCGGAGCGCGCTGGAGGGCCCGCCGATGA